GTACAGGCTCTGCCTACTGGCGCCCCGACGTGCTGGTCGGGGTCAGCCTGTCCCCACCCACTGACGCGGTGAGACTGTCCGGAAGGGGGAGCGCTAAAGCGCCTCTTCGCAGTAGCTCAGGGACCTGCAGCAACTACGAACCTGTCGTTCGCGCTCCCTGGGCAGTTATTCCATACTCTCATGTGGGGAGGGTGTGGAATAATCGGTGGGAGTGGTGGAGAAAGCGCCCAACGGGCGTTCATTTACGCATTATGCGGCTGTTGCTGTGGTTTGGGCAGCCCCCTCCATGTGCATGAAGGCCATGCGGCGGCGATTGGAGGCATCTAGTGGGCCAATTGGCCCCGCTTGGCGCACCGATTTGCTCATGAGACGCACTACGCCCAGCATGAGCCCAGCACAGGCTGGCAATTTTCGGCTCGTTGGCCCTTGGCCTGAGGGCGGAAGGTTACGCCGGTCAGCAGCTTCACAATGCGTTTGAGGTTGTGCACCAGGAAGGTGAGGATGGCCTGCAGGCGGTAGCGGGCCAACCCGAGATAGCGGCAATGTTCGAAGCCGTGCCAGCGTTTGACGATGCCAAAGGGTTGCTCAACCCTGAAACGTTGCTTGAGTGCTTGCAGGTACTGGAGATCGGCTTGCAGGTCCGCCCAGCGCTGCGAGGTGGCACTCTTGGTTGCCGTGCGCTGCTGTCTGAGCGCGATGGCAATGTCCAGGCCTTCTTGCTGTAAGCGCTCGAAGATGTCCGTATCGTCATAGGCTTTGTCTCCGCCATAAGCCTTGGTTGGGAGGTCGAGAGTACGCTCATGCTCTCTGAGCGGGACAAAGGCCTTGTTGTCAGAGCCATTGCCCGAGGTCACGTGCAAACTGGTGACGATGCCTGTGTGCGCATTGACGGCGACGTGAGTCTTGTAGCCGCGGTACGTAATCGCCACTGACGTCGTCTGGCCATTGGCCTGCACAACGTTCCGCTTACCCTTGTTGACCACCCTGGCCTCCGGGTCGCGCGGCCTGCCGCCATGCTCTTGGCGGTGCTGGTCTTTGGCGTTATTGACATCGGCCCGCGTATGGACGCTATCCAGCACTTGCAGGTCGCCGAACTGCACGCCCTGCGCCATTGCGTCGCGGATGATGTCGTCGAACACTCCCTGCAATACCAACCAATTGCCGCTCTGCACAAAACGACGCTTGAAGGCAGTCAGGGTTGAATGGTCAGGCGCCGGCTCATCAACCGCAATGCCCAGAAACCACTTGATCAGCACATTCAAATCAGCCAGTTCCTCCATGGCTCGTTCGGAGACGTTGTAAAGATAGGACAGGAACAACATCTTGAAGATCATCCCGGGCGGGTAAGGACGTCGCCCAATGACGCCGTGTCCCTTGTACAACCGGATGAAAGCCTCGGTCTTGGCTTCCCAGTCGAACAGTTGCGTCAACACCACCAGAAAATGCCTTCGATGACGAGCCAGGACGCGTTGATAAGCAAAGTCGCCAAAGAAGGAGGTCTTTCCTGTGTCATGGTATTGCGGTTGGGGGCTCATTAGCATCACCTCTCGGGCAGTCTGCACACGCCCAACACACTACCACAACTCGCCGTTTCTGACCAGTCTTGTCCGTAGTTATTCCACACTCTCCATGTGGGAGAGCTTGACCGGTCTCGACGCCGCCCCTATAATCCGCACGTCCGTTGGTGCGCCTGAGTAGCTCAGTCGGCAGAGCAACCGCCTTGTAAGTGGTCGGTCGGGGGTTCGATTCCCCCCTCAGGCTCCATTTCTTGGGACAACCTGGTTGCCCGGCAACCATGAGAGGTGCGCACATGTCTTCCACAGAACCCTACCTGAAGCAGTTCGAGCTCGAGATCTCCCCCGTGCAGTTCCGCCTGGCGCTCCTGTCGGGAGATAGCATGCTGGTCGGATACCGGGACAGTGCTACCGGCAAGCCGAGCACCGTGGTCGCCCGCTACCAGGGACACGAGCAGCAGATTGATGGGCTGCTGGAGTCGGTGCACTGGCTCCTGGTGGCCAACGACGTGCTGGACACTCCCGAAACCGCCCCCAAGAGCGCCTTTAGCTCCAAGTACTTGAAGGGTGAGGCAGTACACCTCGTAGTTGCCTACAGCAACGGCCGAACGTGGCGCTCCGTCTATGAGATGCACGCCGTGCCGGACAACATCCGCAGCCTGGTCGACCAGGCCAAGTACCTGGCCATCCAGAGCGTGGAAAAGCCGCTCGACCAGGCCGACCCCGCTGCCTGAGACCGACCTGCCCTCCACTCCCGGACCACCGACTGGCCTTTGGAGTGGTCCCAGGCCGCCGCTATAATCGGTCTATGCGCATCGCCTTTGTTGGCCCCTTTGCCTTACAGCCCAAGCGCACTATGGCCGTTCGTGCCCTGCCTCTGGCCCGTGCCCTGGTCCAGCGCGGACACGAGGTTTGCCTCGTGCTTCCTCCCTGGGACTGGCCGGCCGACTCGGGCCGCGCCTGCGACGACGGCGGAGTACAGATCCAGAACGTCAGGCTCCCCGCCCCTGTGCCCCTGCTGGCTCACGCCGAGCTAACCCGGCGCCTGGTGCACGCCACCCTGAATCAACAGCCAGACCTGATCCATTGCTTCAAACCCAAGGCCTATGCCGGGCTCGCTGCGTGGACGCTGTGGCAACTGCGCCGTGTCGGCCTTGGCCGCGCTGCTCTGTTCGTCGACAGCGACGATTGGGAGGGCGCAGGTGGCTGGAACTCGCTGATGCAATACACTGCCCTGCAGCGCCGGCTGTTCGCCTGGCAGGAGAAATGGGGGCTGACCCACCACGACGGGCTGACGGTGGCCAGCCGTGCCCTCGAGTCCATCGCCTGGAGCCTGGGCGTCCCAAAGGACAAGATCCTCTACTTGCCCAACGGCGGCAGGCCTGCTCCACAGGCCGGCCCTGACGAGCTGGCTGCTGCGCGCCAGCGTCTGGGCATCGGCAGCGCTCCGGTAGCCCTGCTCTACACGCGCTTTTTCGAGTTCAGCCTGGACCGCGTGGTGGAGCTGATGCAAGGAGTCTGGCAGCAGGTGCCGGAGGTGCACTGGCTGGTGGTGGGCCAGGGCCTGTTTGGCGAGGAGCGAGAGCTCGAGCAGCGAGTAGCTGCGCTGGCGCCGGCCGGCCACTTCCATTATGCGGGCTGGGTGCAGGAGGACAAGCTGCCCGCTGTGCTGGCGCTGGCCAACGTGGCCATCTATCCCTTTGACGACAACCTGGTGAACCGCTGCAAGTGTCCGGTCAAACTAACCGACCTGATGGGCGCTGGCGTTCCCGTGGTGGCAGACCGCGTGGGTCAAATTGCCGAGTACATCGTGCCGGGCGAGTCGGGGCTCCTGTCACCGCCGGGCGACACAGGGAACCTGGTGAGCCAGACCGTTGACCTGCTGCGCAATCCGGACCGGGCGTCGCGGATCGGGCAGGAAGGGAAGAGGCGAATCGGGGAAGAGTTCGGCTGGGAGCGTCTGGCGCAGCAAGTGGAGGCTTTCTACCTGCGCAACGCCCGAATCAAGGCCGGCGGCGCCTCGTGACCCTGTTTCCGCCCCGCCTGCGCCCGCTGGTCAGGCTGCTCTGGTACTGGCTGCCACCTCTGATCGTGATGGCGGCCATCTTTTACGCTTCGTCTCGCTCGAGCCTGCCGCAGGCCCAGGGCGAATGGCTGGACGCATTCCTCAAGAAAGTGGCTCACGTGGCAGAGTACACGCTGCTGTTCGTGCTGTTGGTGCGCGCCTGGTCGCTGCATCTGCTGCCGCTGGCGGCCTGCCGCGCGGGCTGGCTGACCACGCTGGCCTATGGCATCAGCGACGAGATACACCAGTCGTTCGTGCCGCGGCGCCACGCCAACTGGTACGACGTAGTCATCGATGTGGCGATGCCGCTACTGCTCTGTTTCCTCTATACCAGCGCTGTCCGCCGGGGCCGCGGTTTCCGCTGGGCCAGGTGGCTGTTCCACCGCCAGGACGGTAATCTCCCCGAATAGCCTGTCCTGCTCGGCCCGAGCGCGATGCCGCTTGATCAGTTCGAGCAGGGCCAGGAAGGTCACAATGATCTCGGAGCGAGACGTGGCCTTGCGCAACAGCCGCTGAAAGCTCAGGCGCCCCCGACGCGCCAGCAGCCCCTCGATGTGGCGGGCGCGGTCGGCAACGGTGATGGCAAAGGGCTGCACCACATTGTTGACCGGCTTGCTCGGCACCAGCGACAGGGCCTCTCTCGCCGCGGCAAGGAGGTCGCCGAGAGTCACCCCGGTCATATCCAACTGGCGCTCGAGATCTGGCGTCGTGCTGACCCGCAGGTAGGCGCGGAGCCCTTGCTCATCGCGATCCTTCAACTGCTCGGCCAGCTCCTTGAGCTTTTTGTACTCCAGGAGCTGTCTGGCCAGCTCGTCGCCAACGTCCTCTTCTTCCTCAAGGCCCGTGGCCGGAGGGCCGGGCAGGAGAGCCCGGGACTTGATCAACAGCAGCTTGGCCGCCACGACCAGGAAATCGGCCAGATTGTCGGGATTGACGTGCTCACTCTGCCGCATATAGTCCAGATACTGATCGGTCACCAGGACCAGAGAGACCTTGGTGATGTCCAGCTCTTGCTTTTCGATCAGGCGCAGCAGGAGGTCGAGAGGTCCCTCGAACGACTCCTCACCGTTACTGGAGGGGATGTTCAGCCTGACGCGGTATGGCGTTTCGCCGCTTGCCGCTGCTGGATTGGGCGACAGATCCGTCACTTTGCACTCCGCTTTTGGCTCTCGGATGCGTCAACGTTATGATTATAGCCAATAACCACGGGCAGGTGAATGTGCCACCAGAGCAGCCTCCGCTGACAGTGGAACCGCAAAGCGAGCTCTGTCACAGCCCTTCAGGCATCCCCTACATCGACTGGGGCGGAGACGGTCCCCCGCTGCATCTGGCTCACGCCAATGGCTTCCCGCCGGCAACCTACCGGGCGTTCGCGCGGTGCCTGGCCGGCTACCATTGCCTGAGCTATAAGGCGCGGCCCCTGTGGGGCGGGCAAGACCCCGGCCACTTTCACCACTGGCGCGAGCTGGCGGCGGACCTCAGCCAATTCCTGCGCGACGTAGCCCCGGGGCCGGTGATCGGTGTCGGTCACTCGCTGGGGGCGGTCACCACGCTCTTTAGCGCCGCCGCCAGGCCAGCGCTCTTTCGGGCGCTGGTTCTCATCGATCCGGTGATCTTTCCTCTGCCAATGTCGCCCGTGCTCGCCGTGGCCGAAAGGTTCAGCCTCAGCAGCCGCGCTCGCTTGCCCACGCTCACCAGGCGCAGACGAATGGAGTGGGCATCACGAGAGGAAGTGTTCAGCTCTTTCCGCCGGGCCCACGTCTTTGCGCGCTGGAGCGATGCAGCCCTGTGGGATTATGTCACGGCGGTGACCGAGGAGCGGCCCGAAGGAGGTGTGCGCCTGCGCTACCCCAGGGAGTGGGAAGCGCGCATCTTTGAGACCGTGCCGCCGGACTCCTGGCTGGCGATGCTGCGCCTCAGGGCTCTGCCGACACTGGTGCTCCGCGGAGAGTTGTCGACCACCTTCCGCAGCGGCACCATGCGCACGATGCGCTGGTTTGTGCCGCGGGCCAGGTTCGTCCAGCTCGAAGGGGCAGACCACTTTGTGCCGATAACGCACCCGCAGGAGACCGCGGAGGCGGTGCTCTCTTTCCTGGAGGGGCTGTAGCCGCGTCTGGTGGCCGATGCTACTTGTCGGTGAGCGAGCGGCGAAACCAGTCGATGGTCTGCTTCATCCCGTCTTGGAGGTCGACGGTCGGCGCCCAGCCCAGCACTTCTCTGGCGCGGGTGATGTCCGGACGGCGCACACGCGGGTCATCCACCGGCAGCGGGCGATGGACGATGCCGGCCTGGTTGCCCACCAGTCGGTTGATCAGCAGCGCAAAGTTCTCGATGCTCATCTCGGTAGTAGTGCCGAGGTTCACCGGCTGGCTATAGTCCGACATCAGCAGTCGGTACAGTCCCTCGACGGTGTCCGCGCAGTAGCAAAAGCTCCTCGTCTGCGTTCCATCGCCGTAGACGGTGAGTGCCTCGCCGCGCAGCGCCTGCCCGACAAAGTTGGGCACCACCCGGCCATCATCCAGCCTCATCCGTGGACCGTAGGTGTTAAAGATGCGTGCGATGCGCGTGTGCACCCCGTGAGTGCGGTGGTAGGCCATCGTCAGCGCCTCGGCATAGCGCTTGGCTTCGTCATACACCCCGCGGGGACCAATGGGATTCACGTGGCCCCAGTAGTCTTCGCGTTGCGGGTGCACCTGCGGATCGCCGTAGACTTCCGAAGTGGACGCCAGCAGAAAGCGCGCGCCCTTGGCGCGAGCCAGACCCAGAGTCTTGTGTGTACCCAGCGCCCCAACCTTGAGGGTCTGAATGGGGAACTCGAGATAGTCCACGGGGCTGGCCGGTGAGGCCAGATGCAGCACGGCATCCAGCGCGCCGTCGATGTACAGGTACTCGGTCACGTCCTGCTTGATGAAGCGAAAGTGATCGTTTCCGGCCAGATGTTCCAGATTGCGCACGTTGCCCGTAATGAGGTTATCCATGGCGATGACGTCGTGGCCGTCGCGCAGGAAACGATCGCACAGGTGCGATCCCAGGAACCCGGCTCCACCAGTGATGAGTACGCGCATCAGCCCCCCGACCTCGGCCGGCGGCCCACGCTGCTAAAGCGTACGCGCACCAGCCCCTTGATGTCTTCCCAGGCGGTCTTGGCGATCTTGACCGTCGATCCCGGATCATCGTGCCACTTGACTGGCACCTCATAGATCTTGTAGCCCATTCTCTCGGCCAGAAGCAGCAGCTCGGTATCAAAGAACCAGGCCTGGTCCTTGATGAGCGGCACGATGTCGCGCACGGCCCGGCGAGTGGCGCCCTTAAAGCCGCACTGGGCATCGGAGAACCTGGACCAGAACAGAGCCTTGATCATGAGGTTATAGGTGCGGGAAATGATCTCCCGCTTGAGGCCGCGCTGGACCTGCGCGCCCTTCTTCAGGCGCGTGCCGATGGCCACGTCGTACTCGCCGCTCAGCAGCGAGTCGACCAGAGGAACGAAGGCACTCAGGTCCGTCGACAGGTCGAGGTCCATATAGCTGACCACGGCGGCGTCGCTCTCGGTCCAGGCCTTGCGCAGGGCCCGGCCGCGGCCCTTCTGGTCCAGGTGAATGACCTTGATCTGCCCCGGGTATCGCTCCGCCAGACCGGTCGCAATCTCCAGGGTGCGGTCGGTGGAGGCGTTGTTGGCCACCACGATACGCCAGTCATAGCTGACGTGGTCAGAAAGGTACTGCCGCAGGGTGAGCACCTTGCTCTCGAGATCCTGCTCTTCGTTGTAGACCGGGACTACCGCGTCAACGCGGACTCGTTGGCTGCTATCCACTCTTTGCCTCCAGGGGCGCCTCAGCTCGCATCGCCAGGGGAAGCGCGCTGACCCAGCCGAGCGTCAGAAAAAAGACCAGGGCCAGGTCCACCAGAAAGTACGAGTGGTCGACCATGCCGTGAGCCAGCGTGGCGACCATGCTCGCCGTCCAACCGAGGATGATAGCATGCTCGTCACCTTCGGGCAAACGCCAATAGAGTCGCAGCGCCGCCTGGAAAAAGGCCAGAAGCAGAACTGCCAGGACAACCGGGCCGCCAATGCCGAGTCTGGTCCAAAAGTCGAGCACGATGTTGTGCGGGTGCGACAGGTTGGGTTCTTCCCAGGCCTCTGGCAGCATATAGTCGGGGTAGCGGTAGAGAAAGTTGTCCAGTCCCACGCCGGTGATGGGGTGGTCGCTGATCATCCGCCAGGCGGCTCTCCACAGCCCGATGCGCCTGAAGGTCGTGCCCTGCTCGAGGTCGAGCAGGGAGGTGAGCCTCTCTGTGCCCGCGATGGGCAGGAGCAGGGCCAGGCAGAGCAGGAGCGCCCCCAGCACCATCAGGGTGGTCCGCCGCCCGCGCAGAAAGGCCACGGTCAAAAAGCCGGCGGGGAGGCTCAGCAGCCAACCGCCCCGCGAAAAGGTGAGAAAGAAGCACAGCACCAGCACCGCCAGCACCACCGCGCTGGCCCGGCGCAGCCAGTGGGTTGTGCCGGCCAGAGCGATGGCCAGCGCGAGAGGGATCACCCGGCCCAGGAACAGGCTGAGGTTGTTCGGCGAGCCATACACAGCACGCATGCGCCGCACGCCTTCCACCACGATGGCGTCGCCGTGGGCCACGTACTGGTAGAGGCCGTACAGCGACACGGCCAGCCCGGCCACAAGCAGACTGATGGCCAGACGGCGCAGAACCGCCCGCTCCCTGACCCCCATGCGGATCATCCAGTAGAAGAGAGCCGGCTCGAGCACGATCACCCGGAACTCGCGCAGGCTGACGCCTTTGTTCTGCGACACGGCCAGCGACGCCGCAGCCAGGACCACAAAGCCCACGGTGGCCCAATCCAGGGCTGTCAGCGGCCGCACCTGGCCAACCAGCCAGCGGCACAGCTCTCTGAGCGTCGGCCGGGCGGCCTTTCCTGGCAGCCCGCGCAGCAGGCCGCCAAGGAAGGAACCCAATGACAGGAGAAGCAGCAGCTCCACCACGGACACCGGGCGGCCCAGCACAGCGCGCCAGGAACCGTAAAACGGGAGCGTTGCCACCACAGCGCACAGCCCAAGGTCGGTCCTCTGCCAGATGGCCCAGGCGGCCACAACCAGACCGCCGAGACTGACCCAACTCCACGGCGAGAACCAAAAGACCGCCAGCGACAGAGCCAGCAGGAGCAGTTGAACTGCGGCTGGTGCGCCCGCGAAAGCCGCCGCCATGCGCCTCAGCCGCCTCGGCCAGTCCGACTGGCGCCAGGCTACAGCCAACCCCGCCACCGAGACCAGGCCCAGCAGCAGTACTGCCGCCGCCCGGGCGAGAAATGCCGACTCGTCCGGCGGTGTCAGCGGCGTGGCCTCGCCGGTCACAGCCGACAGGGCATCGTAGAAGGCGGTTGGCTGAGAATCCCTGCCCAGCAGCGCCAGGCCCCACCCGGCGCTATCGGGCTGCGTTGGTTGGAGCTGTGCCCAGATCATCGGCCCGAGCCAGCCCCATTCGCTGCGGGCGCGCCGCACTGCCAGGACGCTGCGCGCCGTTTGCAGGGCCGGCTCATCCGTGCCCCAGGGAGAGGGCTGGCCCTCCCAGCCCGGCGGAAGCGAGTTCCAGCCGAACTCGGCCGCCCAGATGGGCACGTCGGCATCATCAAAGCGCACCATTTCCTCGCGCAACAAGATCAGCCGCGAAAAGTTGAGCACGTTCGCGTTGACTCGCCGGTCGTCCGGGCCGCTCCAGAAGCCATAAGGCTTGGCGGCGAGCGCGTCGAACCAACCCTTGCCGCCAGACTGGTAGATACCCCGCAGGAAGAGAACGTCACTCATATTGCGGCCGCCTGACTCGGTGTTTGGCGCCAGCGCGGCGCACTGGATGCGTGCTGCCGGGTCAGCCGCGCGGATCTCGGCCGCGGCCAACCGCAGCAGCCGAACATAGCCCTGCGGGTCTACCGGGCCGCTGCCCCAGTTGGGTGCTATGTTGGGCTGATCCCAGACCTGGTACCAGGCGATGCGCCCGGCGTAGCGGCTGGCTATGGCTCGTGCAAACAGGGCGAAGGTGGTGGGGTACTGGGGAGGCGCAGAGCGCTCGGCGCGGTCTGCAGGGCGTCGTGCCCAGGCGGGAGAGGTCTCCAGAACAGCGACCAGGCCAA
The window above is part of the Chloroflexi bacterium ADurb.Bin180 genome. Proteins encoded here:
- a CDS encoding VanZ like family protein, which produces MTLFPPRLRPLVRLLWYWLPPLIVMAAIFYASSRSSLPQAQGEWLDAFLKKVAHVAEYTLLFVLLVRAWSLHLLPLAACRAGWLTTLAYGISDEIHQSFVPRRHANWYDVVIDVAMPLLLCFLYTSAVRRGRGFRWARWLFHRQDGNLPE
- a CDS encoding O-Antigen ligase, translating into MLWPGRCGTIARMTATNENPAVRAGRTRWMDLLVLLCLAALICAMAAGSGLQAAHRELRRGVSTTRLPAAAMPPGQGYGVNVALEQYSADELPQVLELVQRAGLYWLRQSVPWSEIEPSQGDYHWEPWDRIVDAVQRQGLGLVAVLETSPAWARRPADRAERSAPPQYPTTFALFARAIASRYAGRIAWYQVWDQPNIAPNWGSGPVDPQGYVRLLRLAAAEIRAADPAARIQCAALAPNTESGGRNMSDVLFLRGIYQSGGKGWFDALAAKPYGFWSGPDDRRVNANVLNFSRLILLREEMVRFDDADVPIWAAEFGWNSLPPGWEGQPSPWGTDEPALQTARSVLAVRRARSEWGWLGPMIWAQLQPTQPDSAGWGLALLGRDSQPTAFYDALSAVTGEATPLTPPDESAFLARAAAVLLLGLVSVAGLAVAWRQSDWPRRLRRMAAAFAGAPAAVQLLLLALSLAVFWFSPWSWVSLGGLVVAAWAIWQRTDLGLCAVVATLPFYGSWRAVLGRPVSVVELLLLLSLGSFLGGLLRGLPGKAARPTLRELCRWLVGQVRPLTALDWATVGFVVLAAASLAVSQNKGVSLREFRVIVLEPALFYWMIRMGVRERAVLRRLAISLLVAGLAVSLYGLYQYVAHGDAIVVEGVRRMRAVYGSPNNLSLFLGRVIPLALAIALAGTTHWLRRASAVVLAVLVLCFFLTFSRGGWLLSLPAGFLTVAFLRGRRTTLMVLGALLLCLALLLPIAGTERLTSLLDLEQGTTFRRIGLWRAAWRMISDHPITGVGLDNFLYRYPDYMLPEAWEEPNLSHPHNIVLDFWTRLGIGGPVVLAVLLLAFFQAALRLYWRLPEGDEHAIILGWTASMVATLAHGMVDHSYFLVDLALVFFLTLGWVSALPLAMRAEAPLEAKSG
- the scpA_4 gene encoding Segregation and condensation protein A yields the protein MTDLSPNPAAASGETPYRVRLNIPSSNGEESFEGPLDLLLRLIEKQELDITKVSLVLVTDQYLDYMRQSEHVNPDNLADFLVVAAKLLLIKSRALLPGPPATGLEEEEDVGDELARQLLEYKKLKELAEQLKDRDEQGLRAYLRVSTTPDLERQLDMTGVTLGDLLAAAREALSLVPSKPVNNVVQPFAITVADRARHIEGLLARRGRLSFQRLLRKATSRSEIIVTFLALLELIKRHRARAEQDRLFGEITVLAVEQPPGPAETAAPADSAGIEETEQ
- a CDS encoding Undecaprenyl-phosphate mannosyltransferase, whose translation is MDSSQRVRVDAVVPVYNEEQDLESKVLTLRQYLSDHVSYDWRIVVANNASTDRTLEIATGLAERYPGQIKVIHLDQKGRGRALRKAWTESDAAVVSYMDLDLSTDLSAFVPLVDSLLSGEYDVAIGTRLKKGAQVQRGLKREIISRTYNLMIKALFWSRFSDAQCGFKGATRRAVRDIVPLIKDQAWFFDTELLLLAERMGYKIYEVPVKWHDDPGSTVKIAKTAWEDIKGLVRVRFSSVGRRPRSGG
- a CDS encoding Alpha/beta hydrolase family protein — translated: MIIANNHGQVNVPPEQPPLTVEPQSELCHSPSGIPYIDWGGDGPPLHLAHANGFPPATYRAFARCLAGYHCLSYKARPLWGGQDPGHFHHWRELAADLSQFLRDVAPGPVIGVGHSLGAVTTLFSAAARPALFRALVLIDPVIFPLPMSPVLAVAERFSLSSRARLPTLTRRRRMEWASREEVFSSFRRAHVFARWSDAALWDYVTAVTEERPEGGVRLRYPREWEARIFETVPPDSWLAMLRLRALPTLVLRGELSTTFRSGTMRTMRWFVPRARFVQLEGADHFVPITHPQETAEAVLSFLEGL
- a CDS encoding Transposase DDE domain protein; its protein translation is MSPQPQYHDTGKTSFFGDFAYQRVLARHRRHFLVVLTQLFDWEAKTEAFIRLYKGHGVIGRRPYPPGMIFKMLFLSYLYNVSERAMEELADLNVLIKWFLGIAVDEPAPDHSTLTAFKRRFVQSGNWLVLQGVFDDIIRDAMAQGVQFGDLQVLDSVHTRADVNNAKDQHRQEHGGRPRDPEARVVNKGKRNVVQANGQTTSVAITYRGYKTHVAVNAHTGIVTSLHVTSGNGSDNKAFVPLREHERTLDLPTKAYGGDKAYDDTDIFERLQQEGLDIAIALRQQRTATKSATSQRWADLQADLQYLQALKQRFRVEQPFGIVKRWHGFEHCRYLGLARYRLQAILTFLVHNLKRIVKLLTGVTFRPQAKGQRAENCQPVLGSCWA
- a CDS encoding UDP-glucose 4-epimerase; translation: MRVLITGGAGFLGSHLCDRFLRDGHDVIAMDNLITGNVRNLEHLAGNDHFRFIKQDVTEYLYIDGALDAVLHLASPASPVDYLEFPIQTLKVGALGTHKTLGLARAKGARFLLASTSEVYGDPQVHPQREDYWGHVNPIGPRGVYDEAKRYAEALTMAYHRTHGVHTRIARIFNTYGPRMRLDDGRVVPNFVGQALRGEALTVYGDGTQTRSFCYCADTVEGLYRLLMSDYSQPVNLGTTTEMSIENFALLINRLVGNQAGIVHRPLPVDDPRVRRPDITRAREVLGWAPTVDLQDGMKQTIDWFRRSLTDK
- the pimB_7 gene encoding GDP-mannose-dependent alpha-(1-6)-phosphatidylinositol monomannoside mannosyltransferase; protein product: MRIAFVGPFALQPKRTMAVRALPLARALVQRGHEVCLVLPPWDWPADSGRACDDGGVQIQNVRLPAPVPLLAHAELTRRLVHATLNQQPDLIHCFKPKAYAGLAAWTLWQLRRVGLGRAALFVDSDDWEGAGGWNSLMQYTALQRRLFAWQEKWGLTHHDGLTVASRALESIAWSLGVPKDKILYLPNGGRPAPQAGPDELAAARQRLGIGSAPVALLYTRFFEFSLDRVVELMQGVWQQVPEVHWLVVGQGLFGEERELEQRVAALAPAGHFHYAGWVQEDKLPAVLALANVAIYPFDDNLVNRCKCPVKLTDLMGAGVPVVADRVGQIAEYIVPGESGLLSPPGDTGNLVSQTVDLLRNPDRASRIGQEGKRRIGEEFGWERLAQQVEAFYLRNARIKAGGAS